Below is a genomic region from Kribbella qitaiheensis.
GGTGACCTGGCCGTCGGTGAACTGCTTGCGAGTGGAGACCGTGACCGCGTCGCGATCGGGCACCGGCACCCAGGTGACCCGGAACGGGCGAAGCAGCTGGGCGGAGGTCAGGTAGGCGACGTCCGGGATCGGCTTGCCGTCGTCGTTCAGGATCGCCATCGCCTCGAGGACGCCGAAGTTGACGTTCTGCAGGTCCTTCCAGCTGTCCTTGCCGAGCCGGTAGCCGGCCGGCGCGGTCCACCGGTAGAACGAACCGTTGGGGCCGGACGCGTCCTCGGACAGGTAGATGTGCTGCTTGTCGCGGTCGATGGCGAGCGCCTCGTGCGCGAACCGGCCGAGCGCCTTGAGCGGCACCGGGTGCGCGGTCTCGCCGTCGCCCCAGACCTCGAAGACGTAGCCGTGGTCCTTCAGCCGGGTGGTGCCGTTGGCCTTGTTCTCGGTCTCCTCGCACGTCATCCAGGTGCCCCACGGCGTCGGGCCGCCGGCGCAGTTGGTGAGCGTGCCGGAGATGCCGACCCACTCGCCGTGGTTGGTGCCGTCACGGCCGACGGAGATGACGGTGCAGCCACCGGCCGCGCCGACGCCCGAGTCGTAGACGGTGCCGGGGATCTGCGGTACGCCGAGGGCGCTGTTCCCGCCGATCTCGTGGTTCTGGATCAGCGTGTACTGCTTGGTGCCGTTGCCGAAGACCGCCGTACCGTCGTGCAGTTCCGGCGTCGGCTGGCCGCTCTTCAGCGTGGTCTGGCCGGCCCGCGTGACGATCGCGTACTTGAAGCCCGGCGGCAGCGCGAGGATGCCCTTGGGGTCATCCATCAGCGGCGGGAACGGCCGGTTCGCCGGGTAGGGCCGCGAGGCCGGCGCGGGCGTGGCCTCGGCCAGCGAAGGGACGGCGCCGACAGCGGCGAAACCGACACCCGTGGCGCCGACGGCGGCACCCCGGAGTACGGAACGGCGATCGAGGGACATGGTGGAACTCCTTGAACAGTGATGGATTCAGCGCAGCTGCGGCGGGCGGCCCCGAGACGCCGTCCCCGCGCCCCGATCCTTGACCCGCCCGGCGGCCACCAGGCAAACACCACCTGAACAACCACCCCCACCCACGACCACTTCAGTGCTCAGTCACCGCCCGTACCGGTAGGTTGCACGCTCCGCTCATGACCAGGGCGGACGGGGCGCTCAGTGGTTGTAGGTCGGCAGGGATGCTCCGGTCGACTAGTGCTCGCGCTCAGACTTGTCGTCGGCGGGGATGGTTTGGCTGGGGGCGGGGTGCACTGCCTGGCTGGAGGTTCGGGGGCGCTCGTACCAGCGCCGCCACGTCGCTGGTCGCGCCGTTCAGCGACGGCGGCGCCGGTGGAACAGCATCGGCCGAGTTGTTCGGTGGTGTAGTTCGGATGTACGGCGGAACGGTCGGCAGCTTGGCCGTGATCGCCAACGCGTGGTACTTGCCCTTGGCAACGATGCCTCGACGCTGAGGTAGTCGCCGTACCCGGGCTCGGAGTACCAGCCCTCGGTGGTGCCGCCCATGATCTCTTCGACCAGCCGGTCGGCGTCGGTGTTCTGCTCGTACAGCTTGTTCGTGCCGACTTGGCCGCCCAGCTCGAGAGCCTGCTCGATCTCCGCCCAGGCGTCGGCGACCTGGTCCTGCGAGGTCAGCACGAGCTGGGCCACTGAGCCGGCGCCCCAGGAGGGCTTGAGCAGCAGCGGCGGGGTCAGCGCCGCCGGCGCGCCGTGCAGATCGGCGGCGGAGTCCACCCGACGGAACCGGGGGATCGGTACTCCGGCGGCCTGCCACGCCTGCCGCATCAGCCGCTCGTCCCGCGCTACCCGGATACCCGGTCCGGCACCGGCGAGGCCAAGCCGGTCCGCTGCGTTGGCCACTGCCAGTACGGCGAACTCACTGTCAGATCGTGAAGGCCTCACTGATCTTGGTCTGCGGCACACCTCCGTGCAGCGCCTGGTAGAACGGGTGGCCCGCGGTCAGGTCGGCACGATGGATCGGCCTACCGGTGATCGCGGAGGCGTAGAGCGCGGTGACGAACTCCATCGTCGGCCGGGTGTTGGTCAAGGTGGTGTCGTGCGTGTCGCCGCTCAACAGGTCGTCGACCAGGCGGTTGAGTTGCGCCTCGTGGTTGCTCGGCACGTCCTTGCCCGCCGAAGCAGTCCACGGATCGGCCCCGATGGCCTCGGCCGCCGAGTCGCCTGTACGCCGTCCGCCGGGATCCAGCCCCAGCTTGGCCGCGTCATCCTGGCCGGGTGCCGGAGAGAACGACCAATCCGCGTCGGAGTAGCCGTAGACGTGGTCGACCTCGAGAGTTCCGCCGGTCGTGTCGATGCGGATCCTGCTCAGCTCCCGCGGCGACAGCAGGCTGTTGATCACGGTCGCGACGGCGCCGCTCTCGAAGATCACCGACGCCATCGACACGTCCTCGAACTCCACCGGACGATCCAGCCGTACTGCGGTGGCGCTGATCGTCCGCCAGGGCCCGAGCAGGTGCAGCAGGAGGTCGATCTGGTGGATGCCATGGCCGAGCGTCGGCCCACCGCCCTCGCCGACCCAGGTGCCGCGCCACTCCGGGTCGAAGTAGCCGCGCGGCCGGAACCACAATGTCTCGCAGACGGCAACCTGCGGGATGCCGAGCGCGCCGCGGCCAAGGAGCTCGGCCGCCCGGACCGCTCCGGATCCGTGCCGATGCTGGAAGACCACGTAGACCGTGCCTTCGCTCGATCGCTCGGCCGCCGCCACCGCGTCCATCTCGGCCAGACTCAGCACGGGCGGCTTCTCCAGCAGGACCGACTTGCCGGCGGCCAGGACCGCGATCGCGATCTCGGCGTGGCTGCCGGGTGGCGTCGCAACCGAGACCAGGTCGGGATCCTGCGCCGCCAGGAGCTCCGCCACATCGCCGTACGGCGTCGAACCGAACTTCTCGGCGAGCGCCTGCGCCTTCGCCTCGACGATGTCGGCGACACCGACCAGGGTGGTCCGGCCGGTGCTCGCATAGCCCTCCGCATGGCGACGGCTGATGTTGCCGCAGCCAACGATCGCGACCTTGAGGTTTGTCACTGAGCCGCCCCACGCAGGACCGCCTGCTGCTGGGCCGTCAAAGCCAGCCGCATGGTTTCGAACGTGTGCTCCTGCGGCGCGGCCGTCGTGGTCCGCTCCTGTACGTCGTGCACGAGGTCGGCGTAGTAGGTCAGCTCGACGTCCGAGCAGTCGACGTACTGCGTGCTGTCCTGATCGACCAGGAACAGATGGTCGCCACCTTGCCGGCCGGCGATGTCGACGTACTTGCGCATCTCGATGTAGCCCGCGGTGCCGAGGATCATCAGCCGGCCGTCGCCCCAGGTCGGCAACCCCTTGGGCGTGTACCAGTCGACCCGGATGTAGCCCTGGGCGTTGTCGCTGCGGAGCAGCACGTCGCCGAAGTCCTGCAGACCGGGGGAGTCGGCGTTGGCGAAGTTCCCGACCGTGCTCGCCACCACCTCGGCGGTGCGGGCGCCGGTGAACCAGAGGAACTGGTCGATCTGGTGGGAGGCGATGTCGACGAGGATTCCGCCGTACCGGCTCTTGTCGTAGAACCAGTCCGGCCGGCCGGCACCACCGCCGAGGTGGGCGCGGTCGCCGATCCGGTGCGGGCCGAGCCCGATGGTCTGCACCACAGTGCCGATCCGGCCCGCGCGGACCAGCTCGCCGGCCCTGATCACGCAGCGCACCTCGAACCGCTCGGAGAACGTGACGGACCAGAACCGGCCGGTCTCGGCGACCGCCTTCTCGATCTCCTCGAGCTGCTCGAAACTGACGCAGCCGGGCTTGTCGGCCACGACATCCTTGCCGGCCCGCAGTGCCGCGACGGCGATCGGCCCGCGCCGGTCCGGCACCGCGGCGGTCACGATCAGGTCGATCCCGCCGGTGGCGATCAGTTCGTCGGGACTCTCGACCACCGGGACGTCCGGATAACGTTTGCGGACCTCGGCGGCGATCGCGCTGGACGCATCATCGGTCGCCATCGCGACGAACTCCGCACCGGCCTCGATCAGGCCGGCGATCTGACCGTGGATGTGGGCGTGATCGAGACCGACGGCGGCGAACCTGACGGTGTTGGTGGAGGTCAACGGTATTCCTTTCGATTCAGCGCGATGCTTCGAGTGCCTGGGCGAATTCCTCGGCGATCTTGTCGCCACCGCCGCTCTTCCACTTCTTCACCGCGGCCGCCCAGGCGGAGACCGGTTTGCGGCCCTGGATGATGTCGTTGGTCACCTGCGTGATGTCGTCGGTGAGCTGCGGTCCTTTCCGGACGTTGGTCTCGGAGTACATGCCCGCGACCGGGTCGGTCAGGGCGGTGGGGACGGTCTGCTTCATGGCGTTGAACTCCGCCTCGCTGTTACCCTCCTTCTCCGGCAGGAAGATGGTCCAGGGGGCGTCCGCCTGGTACATCAGGCCGAGCTGGGTCTCGCAGAACCCCCGGTCGTTGAGCACCGGATTGCCATCGACAGCAGTGTGATGGACGCCCGGCAGACCGAACTTGCGGAAAAGGTACTCCGTGGTGCCGAACGGCGTCGCGAGGAAGTTCAGGTACGACAGCAGCGCCTCGACCCGGCCCTCGGACTTCTTGCTGATCGCGGTAAGCCGAGAGCCGGAGCGCCCATCCAGACCCGGCCCTGCCCCGAGCCGTCGTGCTTCGGCGGCGCGATGACGGAGATCCTGGCCTCCTTGGAGACCGGGTAGTCGCGCCGTAGGCGATTGATAATCGATGGTTTGGCGTGGGGCGGGGGAACAATGTCACCATCGGTCACAGGCACTCCTTTGGTCATCCCAAAAAAAGTGATCGATCCACTTCTGAGCCGGTAGCTAACCGCAGCCCGTAGAGGGTGTCAACCTCTCGTCGGGGATTCGGCGGCCGCCCGGGCGGGGTCGGTGCTAGCCTTCGTACGCCGCCGCGTGAACGGCTGGGCGCGAGGAGGGACACGTGGCAGAAGCAGAGCCGAAACGGCCGGCGACCATTCATCAAGTGGCGAGTCTGGCCGGTGTATCGCACACGACGGTTTCCCGTTATCTGCAGGACAAGGACAGCCTGAAACCGAAGACCAGGGTCAAGGTCGAGTTCGCGGTCAAGACCCTCGGCTATCGCCCGAACCTGGTCGCACGCTCGATGCGGACCCGGCGGACCAACCGCCTCGCGATAGTTCTTGCGGCCGGTCCGTACTTTCCGGGAAGATTGCTCGCGGCAGCGTTCGAAACGGCACATCGTGCGGGATATCAGGTCGAGGTCGTCAGTATCGAAGGTGGCGCCCGGGTGCGTGCGGAACGCATCGATGAATTGGCCGAATCCGGTCAGGTCGAAGGAATTCTTGCTATTTCTTCCATTGATCTGAAAGGTAAAAGATCGCGCCGGGTGCCAATTGTCGAGAGCGATATCTACGATGATCATCTGCGTGGTCTTGGCGAGCTGGCCGACGCCTCGCAGGTGCGCGAGATCATCGAATACCTGAGCTCATTGGGGCACCGGACGTTCTTCCACGTGGCCGGTGCGCAGACCCATGCCTCGGCCCGTAACCGCAAGAGCGTGTACCTGGAGACGATCGAGGACCTCGGGTTGCGATCGGCCGGCGCCGTCGACGGTGATTGGTCGGCCCAGTCCGGCTTCGACGCGATCACCAGCCTGCCGGACGACTGCGGGGTCACCGCCGTTGTGGCAGGCAACGACGGTGTCGCCCTGGGGGTGATCCGCGGTGCGTGCTCGCGCGGGTGGGAGGTGCCGCGCGATCTCAGCGTCTTCGGCTGGGACGACGAGGAACATGGCAGGTTCTCGACGCCCTCGCTGTCGACGGTCGCGGTCGACCGAGAGGCGCGGGGTCGCTATGCGATCACCCGTCTCCTCGCCGAGATCCACGGCCAGCCGGTCCCGGAGCCACCCAACCGGACCATCAACCGCCTCATCTTCCGAGAGTCCACCGCGCCTCCACCATCCGCAGCCAGTCGTCGCCGATCAACTGACTGATCCGTCGAGACTCCTCCACACCGTTGTCAGCGGAAGGGGTCGTGGTCGACCTCGTGGCGCACTGCCTGCAGCGCGTCGCGGAGGTCGGGCAGTGTGACCGAGCCGAGAGCCAGGCGGAGCGCATGCGGCACCGTCGGTGTGGTTGCGAATGGTTCGGCGGTGGAGACCGCGATCCCTTGGTCAGCCAGCGTTGCCGCGATCCGGTCCGGGCGCGCATCAGGGGCCAACGGCAACCAAACGAGGTACGACGACGGATGCCCGGCAAAGGGCAGCCCGGCCAGCACCTCGGAGGCGATGGATTGCCGTAGGCGGGCGTCGTTGCGCTTCGCCATTTCGAGGCGGTCGACCGTCCCGTCGTCCAGCCACCGGCAGGCGATCGCTGTTGTCACGCCAGGGACGTGCCAGGTCGTTGCCCGGATGACGCGCTCGAGTGCCGGTACGAGTTCCACCGGTGCGGCGATGAAGCCGACCCGGAGACCGGGTGCGACGCTTTTCGAAAGGCCCGACACGTAGACCGTGAGGTCGGGGGCGAGCGTCGCCAGCGGTGGTGGTGCGTCGTCGATCAAGTAGGCATACGAGGCATCCTCGACGATCGATACGCCGTACCGGTTGGCAATCGAGACGAGCCGCGCCCGCTGGAAGGCGTCGTACACCCAACCGAGTGGATTGTGCAGGGTCGGCATCGCATAGACGGCGCGGACCCGGCGTCGCCGGCACAACTGTTCGAGCGCGTCGAGATCGGGCCCGGACCCGGTCACCGGCAGGGGGGCCAACTCCAGCCCTAGCGTGCGAGCGAGCACGATGAACCCGGGATACGTGACCGCGTCTACGGCGATCACATCACCCGGCTGGAACAGGGCCATCGCTGTCACTGCCAGACCGTGCTGGGCGCCACTGACGATCAGAACTCGTTCCTGGCCGACATCAAGTCCCCGTCTGTGCAAGTGACGGGCGACCGCGGCCCGGTCCTGCGCACGCCCACGATGCGGCTGATAGCGCAGCAGCGCATCGAGGTCGCCGGCTCCGGCGAGATTTCGCAACGCCTCCCGCAGCAGATCGGCCTGCCCGGGAACCGAGGGGGAGTTGAAGCTCAGATCGATGGCGTCGACGGCCACTGCCCTTTGATCGGTCCCGTCGCCGGCAGTGGCGGCAAGGTCGCGCACGAACGTGCCCCGGCCCTGCTCGGAACTGACCAGGCCCATGGCTTCGAGTTCGGCGTACACCCGGGACGCCGTCGCGACCGCGATGCTCTCGTCGGCGGCGAGGCTCCGGTGGGTGGGGAGGCGATGCCCGGCCGGCCACCGGCCGGCGCGAATCTGCGCAGCGAGCGAGTCGACCACAGCCTTGTACTTCGGCACCCTCACGCCCGCATTGTATGCAGGACAATTCTTCGACTGTCATGGATCGACGGCTCTAGCCTGCGGTGACCGAAAAGGAGCCCGGCATGCACCTCGCGATCCTGACCTTCGACGGCTACAACGAACTCGACTCGCTCATCGCCCTCGGCATTCTGAACCGCGTCAGCGCGCCTGGCTGGCGGGTCTCGATCGCCGCCCCGACGCCGCGGGTGTGTTCGATGAACGGCGTCACCATCGACGCCATGATCGATCTGGATGAGGCCTGCACCGCCGACGCTGTCATCGTAGGTAGTGGTATCAAGACCCGCGAAGTGGTCGAGGACCCCGCCATCATGAACACACTGGGCAGGCTGGATCCCACCCGGCAACTGCTGGCCGCGCAGTGTTCCGGCGCGCTGGTCCTGGCCAGGCTCGGGCACCTGAAGGACGTGCCCGCCTGCACGGATCTCACTACCAAGCCGTGGGTCGTGGCTGCCGGCGTCGAGGTCCTCAACCAGCCGTTCTTCGCCCGCGGCAACCTCGCCACCGCCGGCGGCTGCCTGGCATCCACCTACCTTGCCACCTGGATCATCGCCCGCCTCCACAGCCTCGAAGCCGCCAAGGAAGCGATGCACTACGTAGCCCCAGTAGGCGAAAAAGACGACTACGTCACCAGAGCCCTACAAAACATCACCCCCTACCTTGAGCCAACCGTGTCAGGCGCGCTGATCGGCACGTGAGTCCAGCGATTGAAGGCTTCGGGGGTCACGTTGCTTCCGCAGAGGATGGTTGCGACGGTCCTGCCGTCGAATCGTCCCTGTCCTTCCAGGATTGAGGCGACTCCCAGTGCTGCGGCTGGTTCGACCACCAGCCCGGCGTGAACATGAAGAAGACGCATCGCTTCGACAATGGCTGCCTCGCTGACCAGGACCGCGTCGTCCGCGATCGACGAAAGATCGTCGAGTACTTCGGGGATCACGTACCGGCCGGCGACCCCGTCGGCGATGGTGCCGGGGGCGCCGACCTCGACCGGGTGACCGGCGCGCAAGGCCAGCGTCATCGCCGGCGCGTTCTCAGGCTGGACGCAGATGACCTCGGTGGTCTTCCGCAGACTCTTGAGCGCGAAGCCCACGCCGGATGCCATCGCGCCGGCACCCAGCGAGATCAGTACGGAGTCGAGCTCGACGGGCGACTCGGCGAGTTCGACCCCGATCGTCGCGGCTCCTTCGCAGGTCCCGATGTCCCTGCTGTCCTCGACCAGGAACGCACCGGTCTCGGCGGCGTACCGGGTGGCGGTTTCAAGGGCGGCCTCGATCTCCCCGTCGACCAGGATCACGGTGGCGCCAAGGGCTTTCATCCGCTCGAGCTTCAGCGGATTGGCGGCCGAGGAGGCGACCACCGCGACGCCGATGCCACGCCGCCGGCCGCTGTACGCGAGCGCCTGGCCAAGGTTCCCGGCGCTCGCACAGACGGCGGCGTCCGCATCGCCTTCCAGCCTGCTGAGAACGGTCTCGGTCCCGCGTCCTTTGAAGGAGCGAACGGGATTGAGCGTCTCGACCTTCAGGATCAGCCGGCAACCAAGCACGTCGCCCAAGGGTTCGCATTCGTACTGCGGGGTGTTCAGGAACACCGGATCGATCTGGTCACGAGCACCGAGAATCCTCGCAAGCTCCAACCGCATCCCGACCTCCACCATCGTCTCGATACACCCGGCATCACGCTATGAGGACGCGGGATCTCAGGGCTAGGTCGTCCATTGTCTCCAAGACGTGGAGGCGGTGGACTCGCGTGGGCATTCGGAGGGTTCGGAAGGTTGCTACGAGGTCGCGGAGCTCGGCGTAGGCGTCGCCGGTTACGTCTTCGGTCAGTTGGAGGTAGCCGGCCAGGAGTGGGCGTTCTACGGCGAGGGCGAGTGCGGCTTGTTCGTCCGCCGGTTCGACCGGGAGGTAGATCCGGCCGATGTTGTAGCGGCCGATCCAGGGGCCGCGGATGACGAGATCGATCGGTGCGTCGAGCTGCCGCGGCTCATCGCTGCCGTGTACCAGGGTGGCGTGGAGCCGGTCGGCTCTCAGTTCGAGTCCGCGCCACCAGATCAGTCCGGCCAGGCGTGAACCCGCCAGGGCCTTCAGGAAGGCCTCCGGTCGCGGGTCGGCAAGGGGGAGGACCAGTGAGTGCACAGGTGGCCAGAATTCACCCGGTCCGGGATCCGGCCCGAGCGGACCGCGAGGCCGGTCGGTCAGCAGTGGAAGGTGACGCGCTCTGTAGCGCTCGTCGAGCCGCAACGAGTCGTGGTCGTCCCACTCGTACTCCTGCTCCGCGAGTACGTCGAGCAGATCTGACATCGCGACTCCCCGAGCGAAGGTTGACTTGGAGTGTGCTCCAAGTTTTACGGTCTTCTGGTGACTACGAAACGCGCCCTGGCCGACGAGCCGCCGACTCTGACGATCGCACAGGTTGCCGAGCGGACCGGGCTGTCGGCGGACACGCTCCGGTACTACGAGAAGGCCGGCCTGATCGAGCGAGTCGGACGCAACACGGGCAACCAGCGCCGGTACGCCGCCTCGGATCTGGCCTGGCTGGAGTTTCTCCTCAGGCTGCGGGAGACCGGGATGTCCATTGCCGAGATGCAGCGGTTCGCGCAACTGAGGGCGATGGGGGATACCTCGGTCGGTGACCGATTGGTGATGCTGCGTGAGCATCGCGTCGCACTAGGTGAGCGCATCGCTGCTCTGCTGGCCGATGCGGGCGCGGTGGACGAGAAGATCAACCACTACGAACAGCTGCGGTCGAAGCAGCAAGAGACGGACCAAGAATGAGCGTCACCACCGCCACTGACCACGCCGAGACCCGGAGCGACCGCTTCGAGCGCGGCCTGGAGGTCCTGACCAGGATCGACGGCGAGGCCGGCCGGAAGGTCGTCGACTCGCTGGCGGACATCTCACCCGAGCTCGGTCACCAGGTCGTCGCCTGGGCGTTCGGTGACATCTATGACCGCCCCGGACTGGCACCGCGCGACCGCCAGCTCGTCACTCTCGGCATGCTCACCGCTCTCGGTGGTTGCGAGCCGCAACTCGACGTACACATCAATGCGGCCCTGAATGTCGGCCTGACCTGCGAGGAGATCGTGGAGGCGCTGCTGCATTCGGCCGTGTACTGCGGGATGCCCAAGGCACTCAACGCCACCTTCGTGGCCAAGAAGGTCTTCTCCGAACGCGGCCTGCTCCCCGGGAAGAAATAGTCCGACGGCCTTGGATGGGCGTCTGGACGAAATTGGGAGCATACTGGGGTTGATGGAGCCTTCCCGCGCGACGACGCGTCGTCACTTGTCAACGAGTCCCTTCAAGCCCAGGGTGCCCGACCCGATCAAGACGTTCGAAGAAGGTGACCGGGTCTCCCACGACAAAGAGGGGATGGGCCGGATCACTGCGGTCGAGGGCACTCACGCGGTAGTTGTCGACCTCGGCGGCGGCAAGCTACTGCGCGTCCTTTCGCCCTTCGACAAGCTGCACCAGCTCTAGCCATTCACCGGCTGGTGCTGCGCTCGCTTCGGAACATTCGCCGGTAGGCGGTCGGTGAGACGCCGGCGGTGTCCCGCAACTGCTGTCGCAGGTTGGTCCCGCTGCCCAAGCCGGCTCGCCCGGCGATCTGGTCGACTGTCAGATCTGTGTCCTCCAGCAGTTGCCGGGCATAGTCCAGTCGCTGCATGGCCAGCCAGGTCCCGAGGCTTACCCCGGTCTCGGCGCGGAACCTGCGAGTGAAGGTCCGCACACTCATTCGCGCGTGCTCGGCAAGCTCGACGAGACTGAGTGGACGGCCGAGCTGCTCGGCAGCCCACGCGCGAGTGGCCGCAGTACCGCCGTCTTGTACGGGCGGGATCGGGCGCCGCACGTACTGCGCTTGCCCGCCGTCGCGTCGCGGCGGTACGACGCACGCGCGGGCGACCGAACTGGCCACCGCGCTGCCGTGGTCGCGGCGGACGACGTGGAGGCACAGGTCGATGCCGGCAGCCACTCCTGCCGAGGTGAGTATGTCGCCGTCGTCGATGTAGAGCACGACAGGATCAACCCGTACTGCGGGGAACAGTTGCTGGAGCTGCTCCGCTTCGGCCCAATGAGTAGCAACTGGTCGGCCGTCGAGGAGCCCCGCGGCGGCGAGTACGAAGGCGCCCGTGCAGATCGCCAGCAGCCGGGTCCCGGGCCGGATCTCCTTGAGGGCGCGCAGGACGGCGTCGTCGAGAAGGCCGTTGTTGTCGACGATCTCCTCGAGCAGGTCCGAGGGAGGGATCACGACGGAGTCGGCAGTGGCGAGCACCGAAGCGTCGTACTGGACGCTGATGGCGTAGTCCTCGGAGGTCTGCACGGGTAAGCCGTCCATCGTGCACGTCACCACCTCGTACAGCGGGTTCTCCGCTGCGAAGGCGCCGCCGAAGATCCGCGACGGGATGGCCAGCTCGAAGGGGACGACGCCGGGCAACGCCAGGACGGCGACGCGATGAACAGCTGATCGAGACATGGCCCGATAGTTGCACATGATGTCCATCAGGCCAGTAGGCAAGCCCCAAACGGCGCGGAAGACTTCGAGGCATGTCAATGAACGAGAAGATGATGCTCGCCGTGGTCGCCGAGCGCAGTGGTGGACCTGAAGTCCTCGAACTGCGGGAGGTGGAGCGGCCAACACCTGGCCTGACCGAGATCCTCGTCCGGGTGCACGCGGCCGGAGTGAATCCCACCGACTGGAAATCCCGCACCGACAACGGCGACGAGGCCTTCCCGGCGATCCTGGGCTACGACGTGGCCGGCGTCATCGAGGAAGTCGGATTCGGTGTGACCTGGTTACGGGTGGGCGACGAGGTCCTGGGGATGCCGAAGTTCCCGCTGCTGCCCGGCGGCTACGCGCAGTACGTCGTCGCCCAGTCGCGACAGTTCGTGCGCAAGCCGAAGGCGCTGAGTTTCGAGCAGGCCGCGGGACTGCCGTTGGCCGCGTTGACTGCGTGGCAGGGCCTGGTCGAGACCGGGCAACTGCGCTCGGGGCAACGGGTGCTGGTGCATGCGGCGGCCGGCGGCGTCGGTCACCTGGCGGTGCAGATCGCCAAGAGCCTCGGCGCGTATGTCATCGGCACCGCGAGTGCACCCAAGCATGAGTTCGTCCGCTCGCTCGGAGCTGACGAGGTGATCGACTACCGCAACGAAGACTTCGCCGACGTACTACGAACGCGGCCGGTCGACGTGGTCTTCGACCCGATCGCGGGCGACACCAGTCTCCGCTCGCTCGAAGTGATCAAGGACGGCGGTTCGCTCGTCTCCATCCTCCCCGTTGACGAGGCGGCCGCGGCAGAGGCGCGGCGGCGGGGAATCCACGCCGAGTTCACTCTGGTGGAGCCCGACCGGCTGGCCCTCACCGCGATCACCGAGCTCGTCGACCAAGGCAAGCTGCGCGTCGAGATCGACTCGGTGTTCCCGTTGGCCGAGACAGCGGCAGCACACCGACGCGGTGAAACCAACCAAGCCACCGGCAAGATCGTCCTCCGCGTCATGGCGGAGGACTGATCCTGTCGATGGATCGAGGTCAGCTGCACAGAGCGGTGTCCAGGGACTTCGCTACTCGCCTGGCGTCCTCGATGGTGGTCGGCATCGCGGTGACCGCGAGGGCGGCTTCGCGGCCGTCGGTGGTGACGGCATTGCGGGTCTCGAAGCCGAAGATGTCGCCGCCGTGGGTCCAGGCGGTGCCGCCGCAGGAGAGCTTGAGCTGTGCGATTCCGAGGCCGTACCTGGAGCCGCCGACGACGTCGAAGTCGGGGGCGTCGACCGTGGTCAGCATCTCCTTCAGCTGTGCGGGCTTGAGGAGCTTGCCACCGATGAGCGCGGTGAAGAAGCGGTTCAGGTCGGCGGGGGTGCTGATCATCTGGCCGGCGGACCAGCCGAGGGACGGGTCGAGCTCGGTGACGTCGGTTTCCTTGCCGTCCGGGGTGGTCTTGTAGTAGCCGTGCGGGTGCGGGCCGAGGATCCGCTGGTCGCCGAGGGCCGGCCAATAGGTG
It encodes:
- a CDS encoding Gfo/Idh/MocA family protein; translated protein: MTNLKVAIVGCGNISRRHAEGYASTGRTTLVGVADIVEAKAQALAEKFGSTPYGDVAELLAAQDPDLVSVATPPGSHAEIAIAVLAAGKSVLLEKPPVLSLAEMDAVAAAERSSEGTVYVVFQHRHGSGAVRAAELLGRGALGIPQVAVCETLWFRPRGYFDPEWRGTWVGEGGGPTLGHGIHQIDLLLHLLGPWRTISATAVRLDRPVEFEDVSMASVIFESGAVATVINSLLSPRELSRIRIDTTGGTLEVDHVYGYSDADWSFSPAPGQDDAAKLGLDPGGRRTGDSAAEAIGADPWTASAGKDVPSNHEAQLNRLVDDLLSGDTHDTTLTNTRPTMEFVTALYASAITGRPIHRADLTAGHPFYQALHGGVPQTKISEAFTI
- a CDS encoding Gfo/Idh/MocA family protein yields the protein MTSTNTVRFAAVGLDHAHIHGQIAGLIEAGAEFVAMATDDASSAIAAEVRKRYPDVPVVESPDELIATGGIDLIVTAAVPDRRGPIAVAALRAGKDVVADKPGCVSFEQLEEIEKAVAETGRFWSVTFSERFEVRCVIRAGELVRAGRIGTVVQTIGLGPHRIGDRAHLGGGAGRPDWFYDKSRYGGILVDIASHQIDQFLWFTGARTAEVVASTVGNFANADSPGLQDFGDVLLRSDNAQGYIRVDWYTPKGLPTWGDGRLMILGTAGYIEMRKYVDIAGRQGGDHLFLVDQDSTQYVDCSDVELTYYADLVHDVQERTTTAAPQEHTFETMRLALTAQQQAVLRGAAQ
- a CDS encoding alkaline phosphatase PhoX, with translation MSLDRRSVLRGAAVGATGVGFAAVGAVPSLAEATPAPASRPYPANRPFPPLMDDPKGILALPPGFKYAIVTRAGQTTLKSGQPTPELHDGTAVFGNGTKQYTLIQNHEIGGNSALGVPQIPGTVYDSGVGAAGGCTVISVGRDGTNHGEWVGISGTLTNCAGGPTPWGTWMTCEETENKANGTTRLKDHGYVFEVWGDGETAHPVPLKALGRFAHEALAIDRDKQHIYLSEDASGPNGSFYRWTAPAGYRLGKDSWKDLQNVNFGVLEAMAILNDDGKPIPDVAYLTSAQLLRPFRVTWVPVPDRDAVTVSTRKQFTDGQVTRGKKFEGVYGTHDGVYVVNSFAKSGTTDVPADGIPHEGMVWFYNYKAQTIQLVTYFPANAAANQGPSARYQDFNFDGPDNVTVTPWGSLILAEDGNASSHVLSATPGGPTYAIARNMLNDSEFTGPTFSEDGKVLFVNIQTPGITLAITGPWRDYLG
- a CDS encoding DJ-1/PfpI family protein produces the protein MHLAILTFDGYNELDSLIALGILNRVSAPGWRVSIAAPTPRVCSMNGVTIDAMIDLDEACTADAVIVGSGIKTREVVEDPAIMNTLGRLDPTRQLLAAQCSGALVLARLGHLKDVPACTDLTTKPWVVAAGVEVLNQPFFARGNLATAGGCLASTYLATWIIARLHSLEAAKEAMHYVAPVGEKDDYVTRALQNITPYLEPTVSGALIGT
- a CDS encoding LacI family DNA-binding transcriptional regulator; translation: MASLAGVSHTTVSRYLQDKDSLKPKTRVKVEFAVKTLGYRPNLVARSMRTRRTNRLAIVLAAGPYFPGRLLAAAFETAHRAGYQVEVVSIEGGARVRAERIDELAESGQVEGILAISSIDLKGKRSRRVPIVESDIYDDHLRGLGELADASQVREIIEYLSSLGHRTFFHVAGAQTHASARNRKSVYLETIEDLGLRSAGAVDGDWSAQSGFDAITSLPDDCGVTAVVAGNDGVALGVIRGACSRGWEVPRDLSVFGWDDEEHGRFSTPSLSTVAVDREARGRYAITRLLAEIHGQPVPEPPNRTINRLIFRESTAPPPSAASRRRSTD
- a CDS encoding PLP-dependent aminotransferase family protein; the encoded protein is MRVPKYKAVVDSLAAQIRAGRWPAGHRLPTHRSLAADESIAVATASRVYAELEAMGLVSSEQGRGTFVRDLAATAGDGTDQRAVAVDAIDLSFNSPSVPGQADLLREALRNLAGAGDLDALLRYQPHRGRAQDRAAVARHLHRRGLDVGQERVLIVSGAQHGLAVTAMALFQPGDVIAVDAVTYPGFIVLARTLGLELAPLPVTGSGPDLDALEQLCRRRRVRAVYAMPTLHNPLGWVYDAFQRARLVSIANRYGVSIVEDASYAYLIDDAPPPLATLAPDLTVYVSGLSKSVAPGLRVGFIAAPVELVPALERVIRATTWHVPGVTTAIACRWLDDGTVDRLEMAKRNDARLRQSIASEVLAGLPFAGHPSSYLVWLPLAPDARPDRIAATLADQGIAVSTAEPFATTPTVPHALRLALGSVTLPDLRDALQAVRHEVDHDPFR